A genome region from Macaca nemestrina isolate mMacNem1 chromosome 20, mMacNem.hap1, whole genome shotgun sequence includes the following:
- the LOC105495555 gene encoding LOW QUALITY PROTEIN: histo-blood group ABO system transferase 1 (The sequence of the model RefSeq protein was modified relative to this genomic sequence to represent the inferred CDS: inserted 2 bases in 1 codon), giving the protein MAVREMDCLPVVNMSRMSHSQVNLLLAARMDVLVMTPWLAPIVWEGTFDIDILNEQFWFGYTTIGLHRYLSMFAFGKHVVFLKLLXFMVGFRVKYYIFTNRPDLVLLIKLREGQRMVILQVRSYARWQDITRHRMEVIRNFPQQRFLGEVDHLVCADVDMKFGDHVGVEILSSLFATTHPGFYGFHRDTFIYERRPQSQLIFLRVKGEFYYTGALFGGSVLEVYRLTTACYQGMMIDQANHIEARCPDESYLNKYLLHLKPTKVLSPAYMWDKQLLTAHHQRQDGT; this is encoded by the exons ATGGCAGTGAGAGAAATGGACTGCCTGCCAGTGGTGAATATGTCTAGGATGTCGCATTCCCAGGTGAATCTACTACTGGCCGCTAGGATGGATGTCCTTGTTATGACCCCTTGGCTGGCTCCCATTGTGTGGGAGGGGACCTTCGACATTGACATACTGAATGAGCAGTTCTGGTTCGGGTACACCACCATTggattacatag gtatttgtccatGTTTGCCTTTGGAAAACACGTAGTCTTCCTGAAGCTGTT CTTCATGGTGGGATTCAGGGTGAAGTATTACATCTTCACCAACCGGCCAGATCTCGTTCTGCTCATCAAGCTCCGAGAGGGACAGCGGATGGTCATCCTCCAGGTCCGGAGCTATGCCCGCTGGCAGGACATCACCAGGCACCGCATGGAGGTGATCAGAAACTTTCCCCAGCAGCGCTTCCTCGGGGAGGTGGATCATCTTGTGTGCGCGGATGTGGACATGAAGTTTGGTGACCATGTGGGTGTGGAGATCCTCTCTTCCCTGTTTGCCACCACCCATCCTGGCTTCTATGGGTTCCATCGGGACACCTTTATCTATGAACGCCGGCCTCAGTCCCAGCTCATATTCCTGAGGGTGAAGGGGGAGTTTTACTACACAGGGGCCTTATTCGGTGGGTCAGTGCTGGAGGTTTATAGGCTCACCACAGCCTGTTACCAGGGGATGATGATCGACCAAGCCAACCACATTGAGGCCAGGTGCCCTGATGAGAGCTACTTGAACAAGTACCTGCTTCACCTAAAACCCACCAAGGTCCTCTCCCCTGCATACATGTGGGATAAGCAGCTGCTGACTGCCCACCATCAGCGGCAGGATGGCACGTGA